The stretch of DNA GTCCACAACCTTGTTTCCATCAAGATCAATCTTGATCAGATTGGAGGCTGTGACCTCGTTGTACGCCAGCCCGAACGAATTGATCAGAAAGTGCCTGTCAGGACCCGGTATCCGCGCCGTGATATGATTGTAGATGTGCTCGCACCAGCCTAGATCAAAGAAGACATGGTACAGCGCGGCGAGATCCTCTCGAACCAGCCGTTCCTCGGCAGCCATTGCACGGCGATTGACATGGCCGGGTGAGGCCTGGATGTTCATGCGTTTCCCCGAGAGCGGTTATTGTTGGCCGTACGTCAGTTGAGCAAATCCGGCTGTTCCTTAACGATCTTCGAATAAAGGGTCTGGAATTGAAACCAGCCTGTCCTCGGCGCACCGAGGATGTTGAATGCCTGTTGCGCAGACTCTTCGGGGATTACCTTGAGAGATTGCCCTGTTCGCGCAGCCGCCGCCTCAGCGAGCAACTGCACTTGGCACGACCGCTCCATCGTGATGAACCACCACACTGCTTCATCAACCGTCTGGCCGACCGTCAGAAGTCCATGGTTCTGCAGAATTGCCGCCTTGTGAGGCCCCAACGCCCGGGCGATTTGCTGCCCCTCATCCAACTCGACGGCGACTCCGCCGTAATCCTCGTACAGAGCGTGGTCGTTGTAAAAGGCGCAGGCGTCTTGCGTGATCGACCCCAACTTTCGACCCAGTGTCGAGAAGGCCCGGCCGTACGTGGAGTGCGAATGCGCCGCGCCGACAGAATCGGGACGGGCAGCATGAACGCTCGCGTGAATCGCGAAAGCAGCCGCATTGACCGGATGATTGCCTTCGACAACTTCGCCCTTGTGGTTGACTCGAATAAGATCAGACGCCTTGATCAGGCCAAAGCTCATGCCAAAGCCATTTACCCAGAATGTGTCGGTGAACTCCGGATCGCGCGCGGTGATGTGACCAGCGACGCCTTCATCGAACCCGAACTTGGCGAACAACCGGAAGCCGGCTGCGAGGCGCTCTTTGCGATGCTGCCGTTCTTCGGCCAATGTTGAAAAGACCGGCGGTTGAGGCAGCCCCTGCGTCATCTTCTCCGCCGCATGCGCCTGCTGAGCCTGTTTTGAGGGCGCGTTCATCGCATTCTCCCTTTTTCTCTTGTACGTTTCGCGATGCGGAATTGGAGGGCCAACCGACCTTCGCTGGCTTTTCCCACTTGCCAGCCCTACAATTCGGCTCCATCGATTTGTCCATGACGCTGACGGATGGCCATCCAAAGCACAATTGAATTCGGTTGCTGATTGTTGAAGCAGGCTCAAGCCAGAAAATGTCTAGCCCGGCTCTTCCACCTCTCACGAGTCTGCGCGCCTTCGAAGCGATCGCGAGATTTGGCAGCGTCAAGCTTGCCGCCGAGAGCCTCAATCTGACGCCGTCCGCTATCAGTCATCAGATTCGGGCGCTAGAGGCGCACTTCGGTGTACAACTGGTCGAGCGCAAGGGACGCAACATCGCCCTGACTGAAAGCGGTGCAGTCTACGCCGCCTCCGTGCTAAACGCGTTCAACGAATTATTTCGCGCAAGCGACATCTTGGGTATCCGAAAGCACGATCGTGTTGTACGCGTCAGCGTGACTCCGACATTTGCAATGCTGGCCGCGTTGCCCAACCTGGAACGCTTCCGCAAGGCGTCGTCCAACCTCGACCTCAGACTGGAAGCACGCAACACGACCGTCGACTTCGCAAAGGACGATATCGATGCCGCGGTGCAACTGGGAACGCCACCGGTGCCAGGCCTGACATTCCATCGGCTTCTTCGCTCCCGCGCGGCGCCCTGCGCCGCGCCGGAGTTACTTGAGAGATTTGGGCCTATCAGCACGGTCAAGGACCTCTGTAAATTGCCCCTGATCGAATTCAGCACTATGCCAGACAGTTGGCGTGCATGGTTTCAGGCAAACGATCCCGATCTCCCATCGATCGAACCCGAACTGCTCGGCGACAGCCTGCTCACAGCACTTCAAATGGCCCGGTCCGGCATGGGAGTTATTCTTGCACCGTTTCCCTTGGTTTCGCCGATGATTACCAGCGGGGCTCTCAAGGCCCTTACGCACTGGCCGTCCTTCAAGCTGGACTCACGAGACTTCTATTTTACCTATCGAAAAGTGCATGAAGCATCGAACAGGATCAAGGCCGTGCACCAGTGGCTGAAAGTCATAGCCAGAGATCTCGAGGCCGAGTCTGCAATGTTGGGGATTTGAGGCTTGATCCGCCCGGGTACAAGAATGTCCGTTTGGAGAGTAAATCTCGTCGGCTAGATACAAGCTGGTTCGGACTCTCGGACCTGTGACCGTCGCGTCATCATCGAGTGATCGAGACGAGACTTGTGTCTTATGGCTGGTCCCGGCCGAGCCTGACAAAGGCAACATCGTCACTTATCTCAAACTCCCCAAGGAGGTTGATGGTCGCATCACTGGTAGTCATAAAATCCTCGACCGCTTTTTACGCCAAGGCGGCCGTCGGCGATCATCTTCTTCAGCAAAATCCGCGGCCCTTCGGGCAGGCCGGGCCGGTGTTGGGCGTAATTCTCTTCGATGCTCAGCACCACGTCCAGGCCCACCGCGTCCATGAGACGGAAGGGGCCGGACCGCGAACCGGTAGCTTGGCTGTAGATGGCATCGACCACCTCCGCCGACGCGACACCCTCGGCTACCACGGCCAGCGTCTCGCGTTTAATGGCGGCCCAGATGCGGTTGAAGATGAAGCCCATGCTCTCGCGTTGCACCACGTAGGGCGTCAGACCATAGCCAGGCAGTGCGTCGACCAGCAGCTGGATCACAGCCGGGTCGGTCTGGCCGCACGACATCAACTCAACCGGCGTGATGGCCGGTGGCATCAAGAAGTGCGTGTTCAGCAGGCGCGCCGGGTTCTTCACGCTCTCGGCAAAAGCGCTCGAGGAATAGGATGAGGAGTTGCTGGCCAGGATGGCATCGGGCTCAGAGAGCGTATCGATATGCTTGAAGATGTCCTTCTTCAGTTCAAGATTTTCGGGCACTGACTCCACGACGAGCCACGCATTCCTGAGCGCGGCTGCCATGTCGTCAACCCCCACGATGGTGCCGGCCTTGCTGCCGGGCAGCGTGGCCAGCACGGCAGGCAACTGCTCCTTCGCAAAGGCGACGCCCCCATCGCGCGTCGCGGCGCTGCGAGCATAGAGGCGCACTTCGGCGCCGCGCGTCGCCAGCATCAACGCAATGCGACGGCCCAGCGTGCCCGCGCCCAGGATAGCGATGGGGCGGGTGGCGATGTTCTCGGGGAGTTTGAACGTCATGGCGGCGCCCTCGCGATTTTGGACCAGCATTCCTTCCAAGCAAAGCAAGAAGTGGAAGAAGGCCCGATCTCTGCTCTCTCGGTCGTACGGACGTCTATCGGTCGGACCCATAGCACGGTAGCGACGATGGGGGCGTTGACTTATTGCGGCCGCCCTGTCTCGACGATCACGATCCCTGGAAGGTCACTTTGCCGCGGAAATTCCTCGCTCCATATTCCACCACAGACCGAACCCCAGATTGGAAATCTTCGCTATCGAACAGCGGAGGCCCGATATCCAGGAGCAGCTCGTCGGCTCCTCTGGTACCGTAGTCGAGAAATCCTCGCAGCAAACGCTCATTCACCGCATACGCTTTTGTTGGACCGTCCGCGAACTTTTGCGCCCACGCCAACGCTTCGGCATAAAGCGATGCGCGCGGCACGACGCGATTGACGATATTCCACCGCTCGAAGACGGCAGCATCGTAGCGTTCGCCTGTCAGGCAAATCTCTCGGGCCCGCGCTGGTCCGCATCGCTCGGCGAGCAGGTAGATTCCGCCCAGATAGGTTGCTGCTCCGATATCGCGCTCTACCTGAGCAAATTTGGCATCTTCAGATGCGATTATTACATCACAACGCAAGGCCAGTTCGAGCGATGCCGCGAAGCAAAACCCTTGAACCGCGCACACGATGGGGATGTCCAACTGCTCCAGTCGCAGCACAATCGGAATAGCCCTGGTCAGCATTTTTCGGGCACCCCTACTATCCACTCCCGAAAAGGTGGTCTTGACGTTCACTCCCGGCCCGAAGTGGTCCCCCGTCGCGTGTAGAAGTACGCCTCGAACGCCCGAGCTGTCCACTTCATCGAGCGCCTTGCCGAGCTCCAGGAGCAGATCGTCATCGACGAGATTGATCGGAGGATTGTCCAGCGTTAGGATACCAACGTTATGCAGCTTTTCGAATTTGACGGATGTCACAGTAAGAGCTCCCTCGCTCTAGCCAGGATGATTGGTCATTTAACGGTTGCTGGACGAACCGATGCGCTGGGCAGCAGGTGGTTCCTGTAACGCTCACGAAGCTCGGACTTCCTGATCTTTCCGGTCGCCGTGTGGGGAATTGAATCCATGACGACGTCATCGGGCATCCACCACTTCGCGATCTTGCCTTCAAGAAATGAAAGGATATCCGCCTTGGTCGCCTCCATGTTCGGATTGAGCTGAACGATGAGAAGCGGCCTTTCGCCCCATTTCGGATGTGAAACCGCGATCGCCGCGGCCTCCTGTACGGAAGGATGAGCGATAGCGGCATTTTCGACTTCGATGGATGATATCCATTCGCCGCCCGACTTGATAACGTCCTTGGATCGATCCGTGATACGCATGTAGGCGTGCTCGTCGATCGTCGCGACGTCGCCGGTATCGAAATAGCCCTCCTTGTCCAGGATCTCGTCATTCAGCCCGTAGTAGGCCTTGGCAACGCTTGGACCACGCACCTTTAGCCTGCCATACGCCTTTCCGTCGTGGGGAAGCTTCTCGCCGGAGTCATCGGTGATCTTCATTTCAACGAGGAAAGGTGCAAAACCCTGGCTGGAAAGCTGGGCAGTTTTCTCCGCGCCGGTCAAATCTGCGAACGGCGGCTTCAGGCTTCCGATCGAGCCGATAGGTCCCATCTCTGTCATACCCCACCCCTGCCGCGCACAGATGCCCATCCGCTCAAAGGCTTCAATCATCGCAGGCGGCGGCGCCGCGCCACCGATGGTCAAGTCCCGAAGCGCTGGCAAGCGCAAGTTGTTGGATTCCATATACTGTTGAAGCATGAGCCAGACGGTCGGCACACCGGCCGTAAACGTTACTTTTTCGTCCGAGAGCAACTCGTACACGGACGCGCCATCGAGCTTCGCGCCAGGGAAAACGATCTTGCTCCCTACCATCGGAGCGTGAAACGCGAGCCCCCAGCTGTTGGCATGAAAGAGCGGCACAACCGGCAGGACCGTGTCGTTGCAGCTAAGGCCCAGAACGTCTGCCTGCGCGGTCATCAGCGAATGGAGTACATTTGACCGATGCGAGTACAGGACACCCTTTGGATTCCCCGTCGTGCCTGACGTGTAGCATAACCCGGCGGCGGTGTTTTCGTCGAAGCATTTCCAGGCGAAGTCGCCGTCCACGCTGTCGATCCAGTCCTCGTATGCGATCGCACCGCGCAAGGAAGTGCCTGGCATGCTATCGCGATCCGTTAGTATGACGAAGCGCTCGATGACTTCGAGTTGCGGCGCAAGCTTCTCGAGAAGTGGCACGAAGGTGATATCAGCAAAGATAATGCGGTCACGTGCATGGTTGATGATCCATGCGATCTGCTCGGGGAACAGCCGCGGGTTTACGGTGTGACAGACGGCACCGATACCCATGATTCCGTACCAGATCTCAAGGTGTCGCCAAGTGTTCCACGCCAGGGTCGCGACCCGATCGCCAAGCACAATGCCGTCGCGATCCAGCCGCTGGGCGACTTTCAGCGCGCGCCTTCTGATCTGGCCATAATTCGTCCGATGGATCGGCCCCTCGACAGAGCGAGTCACCACCTCTCGGTCCGGATGACAAATCGCGGCGTGATCAATGATTCGCTGACACAGCAACGGCCACTCTTGCATTAAGCCCAGCACGGGAAGCTCCAAAAGTTACTGAGACGTCCATTCATCTTTGTATTGGACGTGACCGGCGTGATTGGATGCGATTGCACCACGAGGCTATCGTGCCGCAAAATACAACGTTGAAGAACGGCTATTCAGCGGTGGATTCGAACGGGGACAGATCGCCATGCGCCCGATCTAATCGCGAGCATCGCGCATGCCCGCCTGGCTGCCTGCGTGCGTACCCGCCCAGAAACCGACAACATGCATTGACAGCAGAAGCTTGCTTCCGGCATGCGGCAAGATCGCCCGCGAAAGGCATGGAGACTATTTGCTTGCTTAAAGCAGATGGCGCACACAGCTATCGCCAACTCGCTACCGCACTTATTCATGGTTGAATTGGCAAATCCGGCAACGTCGTCTTTTAGTCCTGGGTTGAATGATTATCATCATCCAAGTAGTGATAACGAGGATTGCATAGCCATGCCGGACAGCCCCGCGTCCCCTGCCTTGGACCACATCCGCAGGCGGATGGTCCGCGCCAACGGGCTCGATTTCCCGATCCTTGAAGCGGGGAGCGGCCCCCTCGTGCTGTGCTTGCACGGCTTTCCCGATCATGCGCAGAGCTGGGTTCACTTCCTGGATCGTCTCGCGCAGGAAGGATATTGGGCCGTCGCGCCGGTGCTGCGAGGATATTGGGTCGGTGGCGCCGCACCCGACGGATCCTACCGCGCCTTGGCGACCGGGCAGGATGTACTAGCACTCATCGATGCGCTGGGGGCCGAGCAGGCTGATCTGATCGGCCATGACTTCGGAGCGCGCGCAGTCTACGCCGCGGCAAGCCTCGATGCGGCCCGCGTCCGCAAGCTTGTCGGGTTGGCAGTCCCCTATGGAAAGGGACTGACGACAGCATTCGTCGCCGATGGCGATCAACAGCGGCGAAGCTGGTATATGTTCTTCTTCCAGACTCGCCTGGCGGAGACGGCTGTTCAGCTCAACGACTTTGCATTCCTCGACCGGCTCTGGCGAGAATGGTCGCCTGGGTACGTGCTGCCGCCTGCGGATCGTTCCGCGCTCAACGAGACGTTTGGCCAACCCGGAGTCCTGACCCAGACCCTGGCCTATTACCGGCAGTTGTTCACGCCGCCGTCTGACCCGGCAGCCCTGGCCCTCGAAGCCCGCGCGAGCGGTCCAATTGCTGTCCCGTCGCTCTATCTGCATGGGGAGGACGACGGCTGCATGTCCGCGCAGCTCAGCGAAAGCATGGAGGCGGCGTTCACGAAGGGATTCGAGCGCATCGTGATGCCTGGCGTCGGTCATTTCCTGCATCTTGAACAACCCGATGCAGTGTTGAGCCACATCCTGCGCTTCCTGAAATGCTGATCGGTTCCTCAGGCGCGCGGTCGCCCTTGCTTCCTCGGCATTAACCGACCTCGGTTCGAACGAAAGCCCAGCGCCCAGTCGAAAAGGACAATTCGGTGTCGAAACGGAATCCGATTCTGATCACTGGAGCCGGCGGCGAAGTCGGCTCGGTAAGCAAGACAATGATCAACATGCTACTGGAGCAGCAGTATCCGGTGCGCGCCTTCGTGAGGCGAGACGACGAGCGGGCGGCGGCGCTTCGACAGATCGGAGCCGAGGTTTTCGTCGGAGATCTACTCAACGTCGCCGATGTCGCTGCCGCCCTGAAGGGTTGCCGTCGAGTCTACTTCAGCATGAGCTTGAATCCATACTACACCGACGCGAGCATCCTGATGGCCGCCGCTGCGCGCGCGCAAGGGGACATTGAGGTTTTCGTGAACATCTCGGAATTCGAGCAGTCGTACATGACTTTCGATAGAATGATCGGCCCGCAGGAGGCGCGACTCGGCTGGCTCGGAGGATTTGTCTCCGAGTGGTCGCCGCAACAGAGAGCCCATTGGGCGTCGGAGCAGGCGTTAAAGTGGTCCGGCCTGCCGGTCGTCAATATCCGGGCGACCATGTTCGTCGAGAATCCGATCCTTTGCTGGTTTCCGCTAAAGCAGTTGCTTGGTGCGGGCGAACTCCACCTGCCTTTTGGCACGCAGAAAATCGCGCCAATCGCCGCTTATGATGTTGCCGAGGTTTGCACGAAGGTCCTGATCGATCCCTCGGCGCATATATCGATGTCGTATGAGCTCACCGGACCGGAGTTGAAGGACATGCATGGGTTTGCAGAGGATTACGGCGCCGTGCTCGGACGACGTATCTCGTATGTACCGCAGGACCTGGATGCCTGGATCGAGACGTACATCAATAGTACCATCGCGTCTCGCAGTCCGCATATTGCAGACCACCTGGGAACCATCGCCCGCCTGGTCGCAGGTGGACGTTATGATGTGGTTAACGATGAGCTTGAGGACTTACTTGGGCGTGCTCCCAAGGTCGTCCGATGGGCCCTCGAACAATCTCCGCGTATTCGCAAAGCACTGGAGACGGCATGATCATGCGACAGTTCAGGGAACGGATTTGGCACCGGATTTCGCCCGCTGAACCGGCCGACGGGCTATGGCGTCGGCTGCTTGTTGCAGGTGCCGGAAAGCCTCGTCGTGCTGGAGACCACGATTCAACCTGCCGCCGAGGTGCCGCATGCCCCATCGGCCAAGAGCGAGAACGATGACGCCGAGCTCACGGCCTCGGTCGGTAAGAATATAGGCCGCTCGCGGGGGATGGTCGCTGTAGAATTCGCGACGTACAAGGCCGTGTTCCTCAAGCGTCTTTAGACGATCAGAGAGGACATTGGGCGCCATGCCAGGCAGACCGGCTTGAAGGTCCTGAAATCGCATAGTGCCTGGAAGAAGGTCACGGATAATCAGCAACGTCCAGCGCGCGCCCACAATGTCGAGCGTTCGCGCAACAGGACAAGACGCATCAAGACTTTTCTTTGCCATTCCGGGCTCAACCTAGCTTGCCGCAACACCGGCCCCACTGCCTTGCAGATATATAGTCAATATAATTTGAATTGGAACTCCCCTCGGCGGATCCTCGAATGTCAAAATTCTGATGACCGATTTGGGCGGAGTTAATTCTGGTTTGGAACTTGGGATGGCTGCAATGCAGATGGCGCGGCGGTCATCTGATGGGGCTGACGTTTGAAGCTATCGTGGGGGTGCCGACAGAGGCGTCCAACGGGAGATTGCTCCCTCCCCGCTATTCGATCTCTCGTGTGATCGCAGCCGGTGTTCGCTTCGGCTGTGCGTGCTTGCACACACAGGTTGGGTCTCAGCTGGCCCTTCTGCCAGGCGCCCGCTCACCGGCCTTGCCCGGGCCGGTGCGCAGACACTTCATGATGATGTTATCGCCGGACGGATCGTTCCGCAGTCCTGATCGGGAGCAGATTTGCGATTTTACAAATCAAGCAGTTGCGGTGGCTTTTAGAGTTTCGTTCCGCAGTTCTCGGCGCAGAATTTTTCCGACGTTGCTCTTCGGCAGCTCAGACCTAAACTCGACGTGCTTCGGTACCTTGTACGGTGTCAATTGTGTCCCGGCGAAAGCAATAATGTCCTGGGCTCGCAGATTCGGGTCGAGGCGAACTACGAATACCTTGACCGCTTCGATGGACTTCGGATCGGGGACGCCGATCGCGGCGCATTCCAGGACTCCCGGATGGCTGGCGATCACCTCTTCGACTTCGTTTGGATAGACGTTGAAGCCGGAGACAATGATCATGTCCTTCTTACGATCCACGATCTTGGTAAAGCCGTCCGGCGACATCACCCCTATATC from Bradyrhizobium sp. AZCC 1693 encodes:
- a CDS encoding class II aldolase/adducin family protein, with product MNAPSKQAQQAHAAEKMTQGLPQPPVFSTLAEERQHRKERLAAGFRLFAKFGFDEGVAGHITARDPEFTDTFWVNGFGMSFGLIKASDLIRVNHKGEVVEGNHPVNAAAFAIHASVHAARPDSVGAAHSHSTYGRAFSTLGRKLGSITQDACAFYNDHALYEDYGGVAVELDEGQQIARALGPHKAAILQNHGLLTVGQTVDEAVWWFITMERSCQVQLLAEAAAARTGQSLKVIPEESAQQAFNILGAPRTGWFQFQTLYSKIVKEQPDLLN
- a CDS encoding LysR substrate-binding domain-containing protein, whose protein sequence is MLIVEAGSSQKMSSPALPPLTSLRAFEAIARFGSVKLAAESLNLTPSAISHQIRALEAHFGVQLVERKGRNIALTESGAVYAASVLNAFNELFRASDILGIRKHDRVVRVSVTPTFAMLAALPNLERFRKASSNLDLRLEARNTTVDFAKDDIDAAVQLGTPPVPGLTFHRLLRSRAAPCAAPELLERFGPISTVKDLCKLPLIEFSTMPDSWRAWFQANDPDLPSIEPELLGDSLLTALQMARSGMGVILAPFPLVSPMITSGALKALTHWPSFKLDSRDFYFTYRKVHEASNRIKAVHQWLKVIARDLEAESAMLGI
- a CDS encoding 3-hydroxyacyl-CoA dehydrogenase family protein encodes the protein MTFKLPENIATRPIAILGAGTLGRRIALMLATRGAEVRLYARSAATRDGGVAFAKEQLPAVLATLPGSKAGTIVGVDDMAAALRNAWLVVESVPENLELKKDIFKHIDTLSEPDAILASNSSSYSSSAFAESVKNPARLLNTHFLMPPAITPVELMSCGQTDPAVIQLLVDALPGYGLTPYVVQRESMGFIFNRIWAAIKRETLAVVAEGVASAEVVDAIYSQATGSRSGPFRLMDAVGLDVVLSIEENYAQHRPGLPEGPRILLKKMIADGRLGVKSGRGFYDYQ
- a CDS encoding enoyl-CoA hydratase/isomerase family protein is translated as MTSVKFEKLHNVGILTLDNPPINLVDDDLLLELGKALDEVDSSGVRGVLLHATGDHFGPGVNVKTTFSGVDSRGARKMLTRAIPIVLRLEQLDIPIVCAVQGFCFAASLELALRCDVIIASEDAKFAQVERDIGAATYLGGIYLLAERCGPARAREICLTGERYDAAVFERWNIVNRVVPRASLYAEALAWAQKFADGPTKAYAVNERLLRGFLDYGTRGADELLLDIGPPLFDSEDFQSGVRSVVEYGARNFRGKVTFQGS
- a CDS encoding long-chain-fatty-acid--CoA ligase — encoded protein: MLGLMQEWPLLCQRIIDHAAICHPDREVVTRSVEGPIHRTNYGQIRRRALKVAQRLDRDGIVLGDRVATLAWNTWRHLEIWYGIMGIGAVCHTVNPRLFPEQIAWIINHARDRIIFADITFVPLLEKLAPQLEVIERFVILTDRDSMPGTSLRGAIAYEDWIDSVDGDFAWKCFDENTAAGLCYTSGTTGNPKGVLYSHRSNVLHSLMTAQADVLGLSCNDTVLPVVPLFHANSWGLAFHAPMVGSKIVFPGAKLDGASVYELLSDEKVTFTAGVPTVWLMLQQYMESNNLRLPALRDLTIGGAAPPPAMIEAFERMGICARQGWGMTEMGPIGSIGSLKPPFADLTGAEKTAQLSSQGFAPFLVEMKITDDSGEKLPHDGKAYGRLKVRGPSVAKAYYGLNDEILDKEGYFDTGDVATIDEHAYMRITDRSKDVIKSGGEWISSIEVENAAIAHPSVQEAAAIAVSHPKWGERPLLIVQLNPNMEATKADILSFLEGKIAKWWMPDDVVMDSIPHTATGKIRKSELRERYRNHLLPSASVRPATVK
- a CDS encoding alpha/beta fold hydrolase, whose translation is MPDSPASPALDHIRRRMVRANGLDFPILEAGSGPLVLCLHGFPDHAQSWVHFLDRLAQEGYWAVAPVLRGYWVGGAAPDGSYRALATGQDVLALIDALGAEQADLIGHDFGARAVYAAASLDAARVRKLVGLAVPYGKGLTTAFVADGDQQRRSWYMFFFQTRLAETAVQLNDFAFLDRLWREWSPGYVLPPADRSALNETFGQPGVLTQTLAYYRQLFTPPSDPAALALEARASGPIAVPSLYLHGEDDGCMSAQLSESMEAAFTKGFERIVMPGVGHFLHLEQPDAVLSHILRFLKC
- a CDS encoding NAD(P)H-binding protein, which encodes MSKRNPILITGAGGEVGSVSKTMINMLLEQQYPVRAFVRRDDERAAALRQIGAEVFVGDLLNVADVAAALKGCRRVYFSMSLNPYYTDASILMAAAARAQGDIEVFVNISEFEQSYMTFDRMIGPQEARLGWLGGFVSEWSPQQRAHWASEQALKWSGLPVVNIRATMFVENPILCWFPLKQLLGAGELHLPFGTQKIAPIAAYDVAEVCTKVLIDPSAHISMSYELTGPELKDMHGFAEDYGAVLGRRISYVPQDLDAWIETYINSTIASRSPHIADHLGTIARLVAGGRYDVVNDELEDLLGRAPKVVRWALEQSPRIRKALETA
- a CDS encoding winged helix-turn-helix transcriptional regulator, coding for MAKKSLDASCPVARTLDIVGARWTLLIIRDLLPGTMRFQDLQAGLPGMAPNVLSDRLKTLEEHGLVRREFYSDHPPRAAYILTDRGRELGVIVLALGRWGMRHLGGRLNRGLQHDEAFRHLQQAADAIARRPVQRAKSGAKSVP